The genomic stretch ATGGGAACGATTCATGACAAGTACCATACTTCTATTGTAGATAAATTGTTAGATCAATTACTTGGCCTCTCGTTATTTCTTCTAAACATGATCTTAAATCTGGCTATCGTCAAGAATATGGTATTTTACCTGATCTCATTTTATTTCTCTAAGCATGATCTTAAATCTGGATATTTCTTTATTGATAACATTGCTTCGATATGTGGTATGAATGTCATACGGGTGTTAGACATTGATTCAATGAGTATCGAAGCAAAGAAGAAAACAATTTTTTATGGGACACTTGTCTGACTTTTCCGACAGTTGTTTAACTTTTTCGACACGTCACTGACAGTTTTCAAGCCCTTTCTAAAAAAGTTTGTACTGATATTCTTTAATGACATTCTAGTGTATGGTACCAGTTGGGCTGCTCATTTGTAGCTTGAGGTGGTTCTTAACATCCAGAAACAACATTAGTTTATAGCTAATAAGAAGAAATGTGTCTTTAATTAACACCAAGTGGAATATTTGGCCCATGTTATTTCTAAAGTAGGAATTGTTGTTGATCCTGCCAAAGTTAGTCGTGCATTACAAAGGTCAATTTTTAAGAATGTCAAAAGAGTCAGGTTGATTATAGCTGACTATGGAAAGATTGCTAAACCTTTGAAAGAATTGACGAAGAAGGATGTTTTTAGATGGAATGCAGTAGGCCGAAGCCTTTTGGAAATTAAAAGTAGTTGTTACTCCCCAATTTACCCTGCCTAATTTCAAGTTTCCATTAGAAATCAAATGTGATGCCTCAGAAAAAGGAGGAGTGTTTTGTTGTTTACAATCTAAACATCCTAATGCACATTTTAGCAAAGGCTTAATCATCTAGGTTATTGTAATCCGCCTATGATAGAGTTGATTCAGTGTTAATTATTCAATACTGGAGATATTAGGTTGGGTTTTGACTTTGAGATGGTGTACAAGATGGAAGGTTGATGGTTTCCACTCCCACCTTGTCAAAATCCAACGACATAGTCATTCATTCTTGTTTATGTTTTAAgttattttgataaaaaaaaaagaacatAAACCTCCTACCTAACAAATAATGTCTTCAGCGTTAAATAGCTAACCTAACGCCGTCAACTCCTTATCATAGGCAGATTTTGATAAGTAGATGATTCAAAAGACTTGCTAAAATATGCAATGAGATGTTTAGATTTAACAACAACTCCTTTTCATGTGTCATGACATTCAATTTCAAATGGAAAAGCAGTTGTAACCGCCACTTTTAATTTCTCAAAGATTAAAATCATCATTCTTTGTCAATTCTAAGGGTTTAACAATTTTTTCATAGTTAGCTATAAAATTTCAACTTAACCCCAAAATTTCTTGCCCTCCTTTAAAATTCATAGGAATTAGCCATTGTAACATACTAGTAATCTTGGTAGGCTCAACGACAAACCTTATTGGAAATGCATGGCCCAAATATTTTACTTAATTTTGACCAAAAGCACATTTCTTCTGATTAGCCATAAATAGTACAACTTTTTCATAAAGGACTTGTAAATTCATTCATAGCATATTCAAAGGGTTGAGGAGCATTGGTAAGGCCAAATGACATCACCATGAACTCATATGGACCCTCATGTGTTCGAAATTCAAGTTTATGAATATCTTCTTCCTAAATTAACACCCAAAGGATTAAAAGGCACCAAGAACCAAAATAGATGCACCTTGTAAACATCTCTCAGTTTCATTGTTCGGACATGGTTTGGAATAGAGGATTCACCAAACAAACCCATTGTTTTACATTCTAATTACTTCGGTTCAAGCTCTTCACCCGACTTAGTCTCTAACACCACAATCTCTTCTTCATCATTGACTATTTCGTCATCCCCAAGATAATCAATCATAATTGTTTTGTTGCACATTGATGGTGGGGATCACATCGTCGTTGCAATGAAAACAGAGTCCCTTCGCACGACAGCCATTAGTCTCTGCACTTGGTAAATTGAGAACACCATGTGATTGACGGCGTGAAACGTCAATTGAATTTGGGCGAGAAAATATTGTAGGGTTGGTAGCGCGCATTAACCCGGATTGAGATCCAGAACCCGAACGGGTACATGTTTTACCCAATTTTTGTAACGCGATTCTGGGGGCTCGGTCCACTCCTATCATACTTCCTCTAACTGAATGCAAATTGAAGCTATACTGAAACTATTTTTAACTATTTTAGTACTATTATGTATTCAAGGGATAAGGTACTAACTAAGCTACAAAGTGAATTTTGTCATTGGATACCATGATATTATTTATTTTTCCCTTATTTCCTATTTTCTTTCTTGAATTTACTTACTGATCACCATCTGTTGTTTTTTCATGTTCTTCTTTTGGGGGTGGGACATTGTTCTAGTTTGATGTAGTGCCCCCGGAAACAGGTTCTGTGAGTTCATTGGGAAAGAAGTCAATGAGAGAAGAGCCATTGAAGAAAAAGAATCCTGGAGCTGTCAAAATTAGTCCTTGGACATTGGCGCGATTAAATGCAGAAGAGGTTGCTAAGACGGCTGCTGAAGCACGGAAAAAGTCCAAAATTCTGCAGCCTGTGATAAGACGCGATCAGGCTTCCGGGCTAGAACTAGACACCAGTTTCGATAGTACTGGCCGAAGAATGGTTCCCACGATTGAGAACAATAGAAAGTGGGATAATAAGCGCATTTACCTTCCTGCTGACATATCTATGGAATCCATGACAAAAGTTTATTCCAATAATCCCGGAAGGTCTGGCTTTGCCCCTCCTCATTTAAGTAGGGCCTTTCAAACAAACCAAGCTATGTCAAGCTCAGCTGGCATTGTTCCGTCATCGCCCGAAAGCAGTTTCACCTCTCCTGATATTCACCCTTTTGAGGCTTTGGGAACTGAAGAAATAAGAAATAGTGCCGGACTTTCAGCTGCTGGTGCTGCAACTCTGATCGAAAACCCACTTTCAAGATCAACAAGTGATGGGTATGAGGCCTCCGGCGGGGAAGACAGTGACCAAGTTCCTAGTAGGGTTGTTCAGAGAATTGCAGATTGGAGTAGTGTTCTTTTCAGAAGTGATCAGGATGAAAGGCCTTTTAGGCCTCCGTTGTCATCCAACATCAATCATAGTAGAAACTAATCATTTGCAACTAACATAGGTGGTGTGAATTGAAAACTATAATTCTGACTATTTAGATTGTAATTGTTCATTGATTTGTGAGTTTGAGATACTTCAGCATCATGTGGCCATCATCTTCTTTTATTAATTAGTGTTCTTGAAATTAGGATCTTCAATTACATGTGTTTGTTCATATTCTACTATATTTGAGATGAGTTTGTACTAAACAAACACATGTGAAACATTCCAAAAAAATCACATTTGCGGCTCATAATCAATAAGCAATAGTATCCACATCTTACACATTTGATATGTCACAAATATTTGCACAATCTAAACCAACATGTATTTTTTTACCATAATCAAAACCACCAAACATTTACATTTTACACACTTACGACAGACACAACATGAGGGACTTTGCTTTCATCAAAAGGCAAACTCACATACTGCCACGCAAACTCTTCCGCGATCTCCAACGCCAGTTCACCGTGAACCGCCTTACAGTACATGTACAAGACGGTGTTTGCAGCGGCCTTGTAAAGCATAAGTATAGTCAAGACGGCTGAAGTCAACACAATCTGAACCACAAAAGCCCAATCCTTCCATGAACCGCTATCAGAAGCCACTGCTGCGAGAAGTGAGCCACTCCATAGTATGATTCCTTCCAGAGAAGCGAAGAACAGAAAGCAAGAAGCTCCGGTGCATTTCATTCCATCCATAAGAGCGGCGCTGCGGCGGAGAGGTTGAGTTCCGTAGGTGTTTTCGACGACTGCGATGACTGAGGCGAGAGTCCATGAGATACGGAGGTAGAAGAGGAAGAAGATGAGTGCGGGGAGGAGGATAGCGGAGGCGGTGAGGGTGATTGGGGAGGAAGAAAGGTTGGGGCGGAGGAGGAGAGAGAGGAGGGGGATAGGGAGGGAGAGTGAGAAGAGGATGAGGTGGGAGAGGATGGAGGTGAGAAGGAGAGGGAGGAAGGAGGAGAAGAGAGAGGTGACGGTAGAGAGAAGTTTGACGGGACGGCCGAAGAAGCCGTGGAAGACGCTGTGGGTGATGGTGGCGAGGGCGGAGAGGGAGAAGATCAAGAGGAAGAAAAGAGAGAACAAGAGAAGTGGGAAGGGGAAGGGGAAATTGAAAGTAGTTTGGGTTAGGGTTTTGAATTGAGGTTGGGGTAGGCGGACGAGGATGTGGATGGTTGGGGAGTTAGAAGAGGTGGTGATGAGGTGGAAGATGGTGGGGGAGACGATGAGGGAGAAGGAGAGAGGGAGGAGGAAGATGACGGAGAGGGCGAGGAAGTGACGGGAGTGGGCGTTGATGATTCGTTTGGATTCAGAGAGGATGGAGCATAGGTTGAGGCTCGACATGGTGTCTGCTGCTGCCTGTGAAGTCAAGTGAAGGGGGAAGGAGAAAGCGATAATGGCGTGTGGATTACCGAAAGAACGCGAATGTCATCTATTGTTTCCAATTCCCACACTTCTTTTCCCTCATTATCACACGTCtagcattttattttattttttaatcgCCAATTAGTTATTTCAGGAAAAAATAGATACTCTTCAATTTAATTGGATACAATCAATAATATGGgatattttaatattattttattttaaaattaaaatttgacATTAGAGGTAATTTtgtataaaataattttataatagAAATTCAATCATATTATATTAGTGTGACTTATGATGGATTAAAAGTGTAAAGTACAAAATTTAACAAAAGAAAATTGTGTCTTTGAGTAGCTGACTGATATGATTTAAATTTTATGGAATATGTGGACtcaagaaaaaagaaaaattcAATATGACTTTATTCTATTCGGAGGAGAAATAGGGAAACCAATATATAATTGATACTTTTACTATGAAAATCGAATTTGTGGCGTGCTTTGGAGCCACAATTTAATCATTATAGTAGTGGAATTTTACCTTAAAATTTGATATTGACGATAATATAACTAGACCGCTAAAGATTTATTGTGATAATTATGTAGTTCTCTTTTTTCTCTAAGAAAGATAAGTATTAAACACATGAAGTTGAAGTGCTTATTAGTGAGAGAGAAAAATTAGAAACAAAAAGTATTATTTGAACACATTGATACatctacttttaatatataaaagttaattaccaccataattacttaattaccctGATTACAATCCATAATATAGTTAATTTTatgttcctataagtaatttcgtactaaactctatttaatactctaactaaactctatttaatactctaactaactctaccattttacaatttaataaatttgcctcgacaacataaaaattgattcaactatatattatataaaatataattaaaaaattgattcaaatatatcaaaatacattaaaagagagtttttcattgggtaaggtgatgtatgatatgagtaatttccaatgggtgaattattttatggatttgggataaaaagagaattttgaaatcttgaattatggtgtggatttggaataagaggtggatttccaaaatatggggtgttttgttgatttgggatacaaagaggacttccatcattttgcataaaattggagcatgtgttatgttgattgaggttcattttcaaatgaaatgtgtacacaaaaaaattaaaattaaataaaataaattggtcaaatttagactagatgtgagtgaaaaatgtgaCAAAATAAATTAtctatttatactactaaaaaatattaccgttattttattgttgttgcaatcttatcattccaaaatgaaatcaatatcctgaaatcaaattagttattattgtagtttttttgccaaatattatcgttgcttgattttcttttaaatgacaaaatgaattttttttaataataaatattaccgttattttattgttgttgcaatcttatcattccaaaatattacttgattttctttaaatgacaaaatgaatttttttaataataaatatactgATTTTTTAAGTGGTCTTTCTGAGATGTCAAACCGAGAATATGAAAAGAGAGAGAAGTAATATGAAACAGTTTgatgaaaattagggttttatttaattgaataaattgatattattattattaatattgttatttattaatatttattatcatcattattaATCTCATTTACCCACTTAATAACTCAAAATATTCCAAAACCACTATTTCAAAACCACTGACAATATTATACCATTTTAACTAACTCTACCATTTTACAATTTAATAAATTTGCCTCGACAACATAAAAAAACGCCTTTTCCTATTACTTGCACGCCGAAAATTTCCTTGGGAACACAACAGTCTTCACGCCTTCTTCTTCAAGAATGCTGCTAATCAATTCGATGTTATATATGTGTAACATCAAAGGTTGGATCCTTTTCAGCATTTTGCCACACACCTCTATCAAAtttatatactttttttttccaggttattaggtttgtaattttatagtcatctaaatttgcagttacattaatttttgatttttttttcagtgaaaatgagtagaaaggttgattctgtgaaaaacatcaatgactcaaaagaaacttggcgtcttgatgttcgaataatggatgtttggagtgttgtgaataataagggtattgaacatttggagatgattgttatggattccttggtaaattgcttttctttttttaagtatagattttcgtatgatagttagtaattacaacaaaatgcttttttgtataacatataaaaagaagattatttttattttgttagggtgatcggattcaggtccttattcgtcatgaccatttactgaaatggaaagaggtcattaaggagaatatgacctgcattataaacaatggcagtgtctataacaatgattttcagtggaaggtatgtgatcattcaaaaaaaaaaatgtttcttggtggtaccacaatgaaggcaatcgaacttcaaaatattccacctaaaggatatttctttaaagattttggtgagatacttcaaggcaaatgcaaaaccgatagactggaaggtaatttaaattctattataacttatataacttatatatttgcaaacacattcaataatgaaccttactttaatgtagatattattggtgctgttagtgagataaaccatatccaatccaacactccggggaagaaagttgttgtttctgttttgctgaaagatttgaagtaatgcacattgttttcataacttatgtgtttgataaatttatatattttgcatcactgaatcccatcatataatattgtttatttatattgcaaaataggggtaattgcataaattgcaatttatgggaaatctatggatcaaaatttttggcttactacaatgatcctaaaaacaatggagttattgtaattctgctcactcatgcaatggtaaaagatggccaaggtattacactatcagactttataaatacatagttgatttgtatttttcattatacgttcaataatttttatattaattatacaatttacagtgtcaaatgcatggagtggttccaaattgttgataaatgaagacatccctgaaattcaagattttatgtctaagtatggattttatttatttatttatattcagattattatacataatttttaatttaaaaaacaatcttatttctataggttgcctactaatgaacagaaggagaagcctactcaatctgcaaaatctctttctaattggtctggtggttctcagtattcgccagtagaaaggtttgttcataatgcgaaatgtatgtccttaagtcagttctgcaaaatcaaacatgtaagttgaatactatagagccgaatttatctttactattacaattatattgtttgctttttgaaattaatatcatttttgatttgcttttaggaaactttatgtgttactgtagcaaccacattgaaatttgctgtctcaaagtatggatggttttattatggctgtacaaggtgttcttcgaaggcacctaatcctgaaaaagcttatggatgttcatgtgggcaaaaagtcgaacagcctataccaaggtacatataatctagatgaattgcaaataaatttggtaatggatttgttattaatcatattattttcttcgtttaaaatactataggtacaagattgagatatatgttagcaatggtgaatcaaaatatcgatttgtattctgggatttcgaatgtgctgctatacttggaatgactgctgaatttatgcataactctatggtggaggtacattattatacataagttaaaatgttaatagtttatcgagttgtaaagttcagattatcactcatggttgatattttatttttccattagaatggagaagatgatccaatggtttatcctgatgagcttgaaatgctgttgaataagaaaatggcttttagagttaaggtgcagccaacgttttcccaagcgtctgtttggaagctttgtgatgatgaagcctttgttaaagagattgaaaatgactacatagtagaagacgtataatattcacttaattcatgtattatttaaacatttaacaagtataataaatattcgatgtttcaatgtgcagaatcagtctaaaactgaatatgcaaagttggtccctaacaaagaaaatttggaaacttccgcagtaagtatcttcatttgttaacataataattttctatgataaatattgtattattataattcattttatatctgacaattaattttttatattgcaTTTTTACATCTGGTGAAAATGATCCAGAATCAATCATTCTAATGACTCCGGCTAAGGATGTTGTAATTGCTGACAAGGGTGAAGAAGTTGATTTTGAAGTGTCTGGCGCTACGCAATTATCAGGCACCAAACCATCCAAGAAAGTAAAGATAGAACCATCTTCTTAATTAGAAATTTCGgaaatttgatattgaaatatattttatgaacttTTTAGCACCAGAATGAGTTTAAGTATGAAGTTGTTAAGAACATGATATGTTTTGGTTGTAGGATGTGTTCTTACTTTTTTGAAGTGTTTATTTTGTGGGATTACAATTGACATTTATATTTCATGTATGGTTTAAAGGATTTAAAGGAtttaaaggatgataatgagtatttaattcatgtgtgtgaaattattcaaaatcctatgttgttatgttgaacattgtgttttgtgtgttctttcaactacaaaatttatatgagtatcatatcttcaaatgttaataagtattttagattgataacaaaatacgttgtcatcttatgaaatatgtgtatacgactaaattataaatagattattgcatgtcatgtttggtttcagcatgcctaatggtgttagaaattaaaaaaacaattacataaaaatttattatgaaatccttcaaaactaattatagaaaacacatagaaacacatttttttacaattttttttcaaagtctaatacatatgttaaaattgcaggtagttcagaaatgttggagcaatgtttgaatcttgcattcaactgaattaaggatttataaaaaaaacaaggtataattatcatatacagtgaattgtcttttgattggtaatggaaaatctacattgtttgtttgaaatgattaagttaagcatgcaactatactttttaccaatctcacgtcatcatatatagtattataactcaacatatttaaattatttacttGCCAAAATATAGTTGAGGGTTGAAATGAATAATTATGTCCGCTGCCTCCTTTCTATTGGCTAGGTCAGTGGAGTATTAAAATAATTCAGCCGTAAGATAATTAATGTTATGCATGATTTGTAATAAATCAATAAGAATATCAATTCTTTATACATTTAGTTGTACAAGAAAATGATTGTAAATAATTAAAGTGGGCTAAGAAAATGGGCCCCACTAAATCCcactatatattatataaaatataattaaaaaattgattcaaatatatcaaaatacattaaaagagagtttttcattgggtaaggtgatgtatgatatgagtaatttccaatgggtgaattattttatggatttgggataaaaagagaattttgaaatcttgaattatggtgtggatttggaataagaggtggatttccaaaatatggggtgttttgttgatttgggatacaaagaggacttccatcattttgcataaaattggagcatgtgttatgttgattgaggttcattttcaaatgaaatgtgtacacacaaaaattaaaattaaa from Lathyrus oleraceus cultivar Zhongwan6 chromosome 7, CAAS_Psat_ZW6_1.0, whole genome shotgun sequence encodes the following:
- the LOC127107691 gene encoding uncharacterized protein LOC127107691, giving the protein MSSLNLCSILSESKRIINAHSRHFLALSVIFLLPLSFSLIVSPTIFHLITTSSNSPTIHILVRLPQPQFKTLTQTTFNFPFPFPLLLFSLFFLLIFSLSALATITHSVFHGFFGRPVKLLSTVTSLFSSFLPLLLTSILSHLILFSLSLPIPLLSLLLRPNLSSSPITLTASAILLPALIFFLFYLRISWTLASVIAVVENTYGTQPLRRSAALMDGMKCTGASCFLFFASLEGIILWSGSLLAAVASDSGSWKDWAFVVQIVLTSAVLTILMLYKAAANTVLYMYCKAVHGELALEIAEEFAWQYVSLPFDESKVPHVVSVVSV